The Vicia villosa cultivar HV-30 ecotype Madison, WI linkage group LG1, Vvil1.0, whole genome shotgun sequence genome includes a region encoding these proteins:
- the LOC131614844 gene encoding uncharacterized mitochondrial protein AtMg00820-like, with product MQYEFNALIRNNTWDLVPRTCDVNIIRSMWVFWHKKKSNGCFEQYKAQLVDDGGSQIVGVDCDEASILIVKHATIRTILTIILSKFCPIHQLDVHNAFLHCDLHETV from the coding sequence ATGCAGTATGAGTTTAATGCTCTTATTAGAAATAATACATGGGATTTAGTTCCTCGAACTTGTGATGTTAACATTATTCGCTCTATGTGGGTTTTCTGGCATAAAAAGAAATCTAATGGTTGTTTTGAGCAATACAAAGCTCAGCTTGTAGATGATGGTGGGTCTCAAATTGTAGGAGTGGATTGTGATGAGGCTTCCATCCTTATAGTGAAACATGCTACCATTCGCACGATTCTCACCATTATTCTCTCCAAGTTTTGTCCCATTCATCAATTAGATGTTCATAATGCCTTTCTACATTGTGATCTTCATGAAACTGTCTAG